TCACAGATCCAGTTAAACCCTCTAAAAAGCAAACCCTAATGCACACAGTCTTTAACGATCTCCTACAGCACTCAGGTAATTGTGTAAGCTTATTTTGGTCTTTATATATTCCCAGGTGGGGGGCAGGGTAGGgttaaaaatgtatgcagtTAACAGAGGATAGTCAGTGATGACGGTTTAACATCCATCTGAGCAATAAAACAACCACCTTTTGTCTTTTCAATGTTTCTTCATCTTCAAGCATCTACATTTGTCCATTTGATTccagtatgtaaaaaaaaaaaaaagggacaaacaaactaaaactattTATCATCTCAAATGTATTTCAACATGCTCTAAATGTCCTCCAACGTTCATTTGGAAAATAATTTTTTCCACAGTACCTTCTTGACTTTTGTGATTAAATCAATGTTCCAATGCTCCCACTTTACACAAATCAGCTAACAAGTTCGCCGTGTTCCCCTTTTTCATTAAagccagaagaaaaaaaaaacacaggacgACATCAATGCCAACACATAACTCACTGAAAGATAGAGGGAAAGAAAGTGAGGAGATTTGTTTGTACCTCGTCAATGTTGCGCAGCCATTTGCTGATGTTTTCAAAGCTCTTGGCGTTGGTGATGTCGTAGACCAGCATGATGCCCATGGCTCCTCTGTAGTAGGAGGTGGTGATGGTGTGGAACCGCTCCTGGCCTGCCGTGTCcctaaaaatacacacacacacaaaataagattattattattattctgtggcTTATTATCTTTATCTCGTGTTGTAGCTCTGCTTTGATTCTCTGAAGTGAGATGTTAAGCTGTCGCAGTTGGTGAAGTCTCCATAAGGGCTGAACATACAAGCGAttattaatgtgttgtttttattacttttctgTTGCTCATTAATCAACTAATCAAGAGGCTGATACAAGGTTAAGCTTGggtcaaaacaaacaagttcaGGAAAATCCCACCTCAAGTGCTTTTAATTCTAACAGCTTGTTATCCACACAGAGCTGGTGTTTTAGGAGCCCTTAAATGCTCATTTTGgaaaataattgtgtttgtatACACAACCAACACACTACTTtgtgaaaacaatgatgtcataatcccacctctctctctcttgcacttgCATTATCATTGTTTGCTCAATTAGCTTTATAACTTATTCCCTTTTGTCGCCCTGATTTGGTTCATTCCGTCTCTGTTTCATCACATTGTAACGTATACTTAACCAACTAAAGCTGCGTACGTAGCAGTGTTACAGCACCATGCATCTGGCATATGTACTAGTCATGTGGAGAGAAAATATTTCTTGAAATGATGCCGTGTTTACAAGAGAAAATGACATGGGAAAGGAAAATGTGAATAAGGCCTTCTTATCATGTCTAGGTCTCTAGACCAGACATGGGCATTTTTACAGAGACAGATGAACGAGTATTTGAAGTATTTATGCTGTGCATGCAATacgactgtgttgcttttattttgaaaagcctgacgtaTGGACACATGTATCTGCGTCTGTCTGCACAGCGACAGGTGACGCTAGACAGTTGCCCCTGTCCCCCTAAAAATGTCAGCtcacgttaaaaaaagaaaagtaaattcCAAATTTAACAAGACATGGactgctaaatatttctttacaggcgTCAAAGGTAAAGCCGTGTGCTTAGTTGTGTGGTACACAAGTCGCTGTGTTTAAGGGTTACGTTCTGAATCGCTACTACGTgaccaaacacaaagagaaatacaagaacTTATCTGATGAAGAGCGTGCAAAGGAGTCAGGGGCAGCCTATATTGAAGACAGCTTTAAGAACAATTTCAGTGGTACGTTTCTTCTACAAGTGTCTCGGTTAAAGTTCAGGAGTTATCATCATCTCCCTCCATGTTTATCATCTTATTATCTAACCAGCAAAACACTGTCACTCATATGTAAACTCATCCGGTGTGATtgcagcattagtgtgtgtgtgtgcgtaagcgTGCAGGTGCACTCTGTGCAGGGGGGTTGTGgtcactgcactacaccacagtgATATAGTgtaatagtattcattatatagtgtagtaatttcatattttcaatAGAGGTGGTTAGTAATTgcgttgtgtgtttgtatgctgcctagtttacaccaaaacaatttactgaaattaaattaaaattaattcaaatttggccCAGCCCTCAACAAtagtttttgtttctcatgtagccccttggggaaaatatTGCCCACCTGGTTGACAGACATTCAAATTCACCACAGGCAGTCTTTCACCACCCTGTCACAATTCTGTACCAAAATGACAACTTCCTATCTGGGGACACCACCAGTCAACCTCCATCTGTCACCGATGATGCACGACGAAGAGAGGAAAACCCAAAAACACTGGCACcacatgacgatgatgatgatcacaTTCATTAAATTCAagacaaatatgttttattaccAACGTTTTCCCCATGAAGTTCCCCACTAAACTCTAGTCTAATTTGTCTGAAAAACTGTTTATGACATAATTTCATTATTGGGGATCCAACTATCAATATTCAGTGctcaactttattttattccttcTTTGAGAGAGCCTGTGTAAACATGAGGATggattgaatattttctacctcTCCATTATTCTCTCAATTACTTCTTTGTCCAAAACCAATGAAAAGCACCAGATTAAATTTCACCAGATGGAAAAAGCTTCTTCTGTATCACAGGAGGAGTCATGAGAATTAGAACAAACTCAAGAGTTAAGACGCTAAACATCGTTAATTCTGGTATTTTTGCTTgaataacactttaaaatgttgctttaacTCCCCATAAAGTGTATCAACAAGCCTATTAATCAAAAACAGCTAAACATACACACTCTCCCAAGTGCTGCATTAAATGTCAGCAGGCCCTTCACTATAGTGGTTTTTTCCACTATTGTGTGCATGTTCTCACATAGCAGTGGGTGTGGATATGCAGCCGTGCGTCTCTGGCTTCTAGATAACATTATATGATTACCCTTGAAATAATCGACTTCAGTGTGTGATGTGCAGGAGATGGCCACCTTTTcataaacagaaaagaaataaCTCTATAATTTACTGTTCTGTGGACCAAACTTGTAACACTGGACTAACAGCTGTGAGCTGTtagaaaagacaacaaagattcctttacacacacacacacacacactacaaattaattaaaaagtctaaatctactgtaataaaacatatttggaGTGGTTTTGAACAAAAAGagataataaaaagaaagtttGTAGACCTTACGTTAACAGTATTTTTAGAGGCAGAGCAATTAATAGGCTGGGCTGATATTTTGGCAttggttattatttatttgtcagcTAATTATTACAAATGACGCAACTTTGATCTTAGGAACATGACAAATGTTTTTCCATGGCCTGTTTcatgtattaaatattttagttgatacattatttttaaagacataaaatgtagattggagACACGGACCGCTCGAGTTAGTTAAGCCAGTTAGAAGataatctaataaaaaaaagcatcaacTGTCAGGCATCGGCAGCTCTGACCCCTAAATAAATCTGCAATtgccacagaaaaaaacagatcagtCGACCTCTAATCATACTGTCACGGACAATTTAGTAACTGTACTTCATTTTGAATAGGCTTGATTTTGATATAAACTCACCAAATCTGTAGTTTGATCTTCTTTCCTTGTAATTCAACAGTTTTGATCTTGAAGTCTATTcctgtgaaacaaaaacaaacacatcagtaaacacacagagcatagggtaaaaaaaagttaaataaatggAGTACAGATGGCGATCGAAGCGCTGATGTAAGGACTGACAGAGAAAAACCCAGCGagaggggaataaaaaaaatggagacaTCAACGATAAAGAACGAGAAACAGCCGCAGTCGTTTAAGAGGGAAGGAAAAATGGAAAGCGAGTGACAGCTGTTTCCATCACACAGACAATAACAATATCTCTTTCACTTCCTGATTCTGCAGTGTCATGCCCAGACCTTGAGCCTATGAGCTGAGTTATAGGATCAGCAGCTGGATAACAATGAGCCTctgcgcgctctctctctctctctctctctctctcacacacgcatgcaccAACAAGGTAACACAGCAAAATCAGGTTAAGGCATGAAAACTGAGAACATGTTTATATTCACCACCATAACCTGATTACTGAGGCTTTAACGCAGCTGGACCGAAACTTGATATTATAgatattttatgtgttttactTCAAATAGGACGCCAAAAGGTTTTTGTTACCGAAGGGACAGACTGCGATAGGAGAGCACTGTGCATGTTTctgaatgtaaataaataaccaaCTGTTCAGCAGTGGAAAGTTGCTCACAAAAAccttatttttcactttctgtaTGCACTGGACTTGGATTACATTCTTGTTGGACACAGAGATGATGTGTTTGGAGACGAGTAAAGTTTATTTCCTCCAGATTTTTCTTTTGGCCTCCCCTGTGTCAAGTTTAATGCTGCGTTTCATGCCCTTTATAATCGGTAGTTTTAAGACGCTTTTAACAGGCAGGGAAGGACCCGTACACACACGAATGAGTTTAAGAGacactgtaaatattttgtAATCGTACCGGCTAAACCACAACATCTGGGGAAATAGGTCACagagtggggggaaaaacaatgaCGTCACAGGTAGGTTGCAGGTATGAAgccatttcttgaaacaatgatGTATAGGGAAAGTTTAGACCTTTACACAATCAattaaaagttgaaaaaaaccTCTGATCTTCATATTTTGTTgatcaatacaaaaaaaaaactgaaatattcccTGAATTGCTGAGGTTTGAACGTGATGTTGGTATACAAATGGAGTGAAAAGCAGCAACTGGAACAAGTAATTATTTGGAATCCAATATTAGAAGGTCAGGATTGTCATCTTGTTATTAAGTTTGTTATGCtccaaaaacagcaaaacaaataaaaataagagtCCAGTCTTTGTGTTGTCGCTACAGAAGCCTTTTAAAGCtacttttttccacatttggcCATTAAATAACCTCTTCCTGTTGAACAGGGAGCTATCAACTTCAGCTCTGGTGAGAAATGGTGGTTagttaaaaaagacagaaacagctgTGCTCTAGGTGGGGCAGGGTCACACAATAATGAACGACCTGGCTGCCAAAGTATGACTCACGAAATATTATTCACACCCCAGAGACAGGGGGGATGAAAGATACAGATGGATGGAATGAAAAGGGACAGCAGGAATTCGGATATTGATGGtctgcaaatgaaacacagttGTGCTTGTTTACAGCGATATTCAGtacaaaacatttgagttttGTTGCCAAAAATCACCAGCACGCACCACAAATTTGTGTGCAATTTCCGAGTGAGGAGTGGACACATGGGCAGCCTTTTTCTTAGAGCGGTGCACTGGCAAACTGTCAAGAAAATATTGGTGTTGTGCAATCGCAATAACTGGAGACGTGGACAGACGTCATGATTTATGACTGGCTTTCTTTTTATCCAACAGGAACCATTCCTTCCACGAGTGCAGATCCCACCCAGTCCATCTGCCAGGTTCCATGCAAAATTCATGATGCGTTGTTGAGAGTAATTGCACAATGCAACATTATGCATGTTCAGCATTCTTGATATGCTTAAACCCAGAGATATAAGGGGAAGAAAAGGTGGGGGCAGAGAAAGGGGCACTCAGAGGGCTGGAAATGAGGATGAGTGACTGATGAGAGGGGGGCTTTCCAGACGAGGGTATTTTGAGAGGCATCCGCGTCTCCAAAGGTATGAGTACTGTGTCAGAGGAAGAACACACTTCTGTTTCACGTGTCCTGGTTCTGCAGTTTCCTCGTAAACTTTGTTTCCCCTCACAATTTGTGGTCTTCGGTTTGCATAGCGGTCTAAATGTAGGTCAGGTCATGCTTAGGACAAGACctatatgttgtgttttctatACTGTGCAAAATGTATTCATTGAGGTATTCCATGGTCAAATTTGACAAATCCCTTTGGTACCGTTTTTCAGCGATTTTTATTCTCCCAGTTTGGCTGGGCAACTCTAGTGAATAAGTTTTCCCAACCATAGTCAGATGCCTGATCTAAAATACATATCAATCTGTGTAATACATCTATTAAATGAACCACTATTTGCAGCATTTAGTGTTTTTCCAAACTATTTAATGACAGCTAGTGATCATACTGTGCTTCAAAACTGCAGGTTTGAACTGCCAATCATAAAGTAAGTTATCACAAGATGGACCACAGGTTaataaatctgactttttcagGAGTAAGtccaaaggatttttttttattgcagagaATAGGTCATCATAGGAAAATGCAGCACAACCAACAAGgcctggtttaaaaaaaaatatctttaagaACAGAGTGAACATTGCCTTATGACATGTCTCATAAAAACCAAAGTTCAAAACTAGTCTATACCTGCACATTATGTTGTTTAGACCAGAAACATGGCTATGTTGAAGGATTCGTCTGTGAGTTCTCAAGAAGAGACCAAATACAGTGTTTCATTCAATCAACAAACAGAGATCGGTCTGAACAAGAAACAAATGACGCCTGTGGACCATAATATCAAACAACACCGTATAAACAAGGGTGCAATTCATTAAAAGGTACACATACTTAACTAATTTGTCGACTGCCTCACTCATATTCTACGTGGCTTGCTTCAGGGAAGagctgttaataataataaaaatgataataataataataataatgatgggaacaaatgaaatgtcattACTGTAAGTAATTCAATATGGATTCCTGCGATTATTAAACTATAAAGTGAGTAACTTCGTTTTTTTGGCAGCCGGGCTAGTGAAAATAGCCAGTGACTGGAACTTggcaatattttaaaaaatccaCTTAATTACCTTGATGATGACAGAGTCATGTGACTAACTGACAAGTGAGATGCAATTGTTTTGGGTTGCTTTGCATTGCTTTTCTTCCAACAGAAACTTTTCAGACAGGCTGTGGTTCTGGACAAACATGCAAGTACTTTCTGAACTAAATGACGCCTTGTATTTATCCGAGTTCACAATATAATGAAATCCAGATGGACAATGTGAGCCTTTCTCTTAGGAGTTAACCTTTTAACTGCCtacaaacaatgacaataacatgttttaaacattatgaacaacacaatattattcAGGGTTACATAGAAAACGTGCTGTTGTTGGGTAAGGGTTTTCCCCGGAAAGACATAAACTACCACCTCCAATTCAAAATCAATACTTGACTAAGAGCACAACAAAACAGGGGAAGTACCACTGCAATAAGGCTAAGGTCAGTCAGTATGTTCCCGCGCATCTCAACATCACACGTCTTTGCCATGAATTGGTAGGTCAGATATGACGGCTTTAACTCTAAAACACCATGACTCTGCTCCTACTTTGAACCCACAAACTGTTGCAACATTTAGGGGAAGAGGACTGAGTGTAATATTACTATAATACAAAGTGGATTACAAGACAAAGCAAAGCCAAAACAGTGACAAATACATAAACTTGTGGTTCATAACTGTAAATCTAATCTATCCTGGATGTGTCTGGGAAACAAACAATTGTGTGTTCTTCCGACCTAGAGTCATGAAGAGTCTGCCAGTCAACACCTATGTTGTGAAAAACCTGGCATGAGAGCAAAGCTCAATCAAGAGGTCAGGGATTTAATGCCAGTCCACAGTAAACACTTCCCTTGGATTTAGCAAAACACATCTAACGTTATTACTCAGTGTTGATCTTAAGCAACGAGTAAAAGGAGCCTTCACTTGGGCCATGCAGGGACTTCACATAGCTTGACACTTGACTCATGAGAGCATGACGATGGGGAGGGACGCATGCGTAGaggacagggagagaaaaaaagctgaCGATGCCACTATGATGAATTGTTTATAGTTCTCCTCTGAGCATACATGGAATGTCTCTATGTATAGGTACTGAAGAACTTGGACAAAAACCATACAAATATGcactttaatatttttctgGGCTACATTTTAGAGGGAAGTCTTGTTTTCTCAGTACAATTAGAAGACAGATATCGACATGACTGATTCAAAGTAAAGATATAAACTTTAAGGGTTAAAAGTATATACCTTTAACCCTAAATATGCTGCTGTTGCGtatttttgttcaaaatgtATGATATTTCATTctaaatgaatgtatgtatCTGTAAAAGATGTTGCGATTCTGCAAAGTGCCACATCGGGACTGCAAAAAGGGGGGAAAGATTTGCTCAAAAAGTGGCTGCAAAGGACACACTATCATAATAAGCGTATAAATGTTCTTCCAAACATACTAATCAGTTTATCACCCCATCATAGCAATTGTACAACACATTATCTCCATAACGGATGTAATTGTTCTTAGATAAGGCCCAGCATTAGAATGCTGCTTGTACTAGTAATAACAAACAAGTattgcagaaaaaaacacatctacttatacacacacacacacactttaacagcATTTTTCAACGAGTTCTTTGACTAGGAATTACTTAAGCAATGTATACGTATATTTTCTGAATACAtaacttttatattatattaagtaCAAATATTAAAACGTATTTATTGTATCATTTTCTTATGATGCCTGTTTATAATGCGTTACCTTTACTTTTTGTATTGTGCCGCTTCAGCACTGCACATTTTCTCAAAGTGTGACAAATTAAGGGCTATTTTACATCGTATGAAGgatgtttaatttgaatttaagATGTTACTCATAACCTGAGCGAAACTGTAGTGATGCAAAAGTGTTGTTGTGAATGATCTTTAGTGCTGTGAACATCAGCTCCGGCCCTGTCACTGTGTTGCTACGACTGCTAGCCTCATTAGCTTAGCAGCCTCTGGGTCAACTGTCATGACAGCTCTTCCCCACGTCCTGAAACCGGTTCTACTTGCCATTGCTGGCGAGCTCCGCTTCAAATCAACACCCAGTTGTTGTCATTTACAGACCCGCGCATGTAAAAAGTGGCTGACAAAAGGGGAATTCACCCAGGAGTTCGCTAAGCTACAGAAAGCTACCTTCCCCGGCTAACCAGTGCAGGCCTGGGGAGGCGGTGCATGCCAATAGCACACAGGCTAACTGGGTTTGCTGTGAATAACCACGTCCAGCTTGAAGGGCAGTTGTCAGTGAGTTTTCCGAACCGTCAGACTAGACTAAACACAAGTTCCCACAATGTCTCCGGGTTTTCTTACCTATGGTGGAAATGAAGGTTGTGTTGAAGGCATCGTCGGAGAAGCGGAACAGCACACAGGTCTTCCCCACGCCCGAGTCTCCGATCAGCAGCAGCTTGAACAGCAAGTCGTACGTTTTCTTCGCCATTGGAAGAAcagcttgtgtttttattaaccCAGATATGAACCCccaaaaaaagtgacagtcTAATACGCAAATGTCAAGTCTAAAGCCAGCTCCAACGCCAAACTGACTGTTAACTATT
The sequence above is drawn from the Solea senegalensis isolate Sse05_10M linkage group LG17, IFAPA_SoseM_1, whole genome shotgun sequence genome and encodes:
- the rab10 gene encoding ras-related protein Rab-10 codes for the protein MAKKTYDLLFKLLLIGDSGVGKTCVLFRFSDDAFNTTFISTIGIDFKIKTVELQGKKIKLQIWDTAGQERFHTITTSYYRGAMGIMLVYDITNAKSFENISKWLRNIDEHANEDVERMLLGNKCDMEDKRVVPKAKGEQIAREHGIRFFETSAKANINIEKAFLTLAEDILRKTPVKEPNSENVDISSGGGVTGWKSKCCS